From Solibacillus sp. FSL W7-1464:
AGTTGATTTCTTTTTCCGTTATTCCATCCGGTGACCCCAGCATTTCAGCCCACCCTTTTATTCCTGTCAGCGGTGTTCGGAGCTCATGGGAAATGGAAGAAATAAAATCATTTTTTAACTGGTCTGTTTTGACAATCTCATCCGCCATATAATTCAGCGTTTTTGACATTTCGCCTAATTCGTCCGGATAATCTTCCTTGATTCTTTTTTCGAAGTGCCCTTTTGCCATCGTTCCTGTAAAGTGAATGATTTCATTAAATGGCTTCACAATCGACTGGGCTAACCGGAGGGCTACAAGAAAGACAATTGCCGCGACTCCGATACAAAGTAAAATGCCGTATCCTAACAGGCTTTGGATGAGGTGGTCGGTCTCTGTTAATGACGTCGTATAGCGGAGTACACCTATCACTTTCCCGTCAAGAATCAGCGGGATATACGTTGCCAAAACTTTCTCTTCTGTCTGTTCAAGCTCCTCCTTTTCATAATAAGGGCTATAGGAAGAAAAGAGATCCGGATTCACTGTATAGCTGGTGTCTTCGTAAAAACCTGTAGAAGACTGAACCATTTCACCATCGCTATTTAACAGCTGCAGTTCTGCACCGTCAAACTCAAAGCTTTTTACACCGAAGTCACCGAAATCTTTTATTCTATCGGAAGTAAGCTCGATTTCATTGGCCCACCTAGGATGGATTGCCTCAACATGTTGTTGAAACGTATTGGCGATACCTTGGTAATAATACTTTGTCACTGCGCCCCAAAACACCGTCATCACAAGGGTTAACGTCAAAATAATGATGATCATGAAATAACGAATGACTCTCCGTTTCATTCGTTAACCTTCCAGTGGTAACCGCGTCCCCATTCTGTACATAAATACATTGGGGAGGAAGGATCTTTTTCGATTTTCTGGCGAATCCTTCTAATGTTGACATCCACTACTTTTAATTCGCCAACATAATGTTCGCCCCACACAACATCCAATAACTCATTCCTTGTAAACAATTCGTTTGGATGCTCCATTAGAAAATGCAGCAGGGAGAATTCAGTCGGTGTCAGTTTCACTACTTCATCAGAACTGTAAAATTTATTGTTTTTTATATCCATTTTGAAGTCTCCGGAAATCAGCATATCGCTCATTTTGGAAGTTGCCGCATCAGTGACATTTATTCTCCGCAAGAGCGAAAAAATTCTTACTTCCAATTCCTGCAGACTAAACGGTTTACATAAATAATCATCGGCCCCTATTACAAGGCCATCGATTTTATCCTTCTGTTGAGTTTTGGCCGTAATCATGATGATGCCTACCTTTTGATTCATTTTCCTGATCTGTTCGCAAACTGCAAATCCATCGATTCCCGGCAACATGAGATCGAGCAAAACAACGTCAAAAATCTTATTTTCAAATAATTGTAATGCCTGTTCTCCTGATTCGGCTTCCACCACTTCATAGCCTTTTTTTCTCAAACTTAATGAGACAAAACTTCGAATGGATAATTCATCTTCAACAACTAGGATGTTTGTCATATTTGCCCCCGCTTACAACTCGAATTGTTCCAAATGAAATGCTTCAACAGGAAAATCCGGGTGTTCTTCTATCGTCGTATAATATATCGTATCTTTCGTTTCTTTTAATATTGTATGCGCAGAATTCGGTGTTTCTTTATTCGCCCATATTACATCAAACAGCAGATTATTGTTGGCAAGTGATACAAGTTGAATGCCGTTTTCTATCTTCTTAATGGTCACTTTACCGTGCCATTTTTCCGGAATATCTATATAAAAAGTATGTTCAAAGTTGGTGGCCCGTTCTGTCACTTGTTTAGAAGTGCCGTTGATGGAATAGGTGACATAGCGCACGATGTACGGAGTTTCAGTTGAGTCTTCCTCTACCCATCCTTCGGGCAAATACGTTTCACCGACTTCCATTATGCCGTCTTCATTCCTATCCGCGCTGTATAAAGGAAGCGATTTATACGCGAGGTCACCCTGTTCAGCACCTACCTTTATCAGTGTTGTACCGTCATAAGCAATAATTTCGGTTAGCATAGCGTTCACACCAATTGCACTATCGACAAATAATGCGTGATTCCCGTCATTTAGTTTTCCGCTCTTCATCCTCTTATGAAAAGCATAGCTGTTTAAAGAAACTGCAGATAGGGACACTAAATCCCCCAATTCATAGTGAAATAATTCAGCGGTATAGAATGCTCTTCTTTCGCCGTCCACAAGAAGAAGTTCCAATTTTTCATCAGTATTATAATCTGAAATATCAAGCCCTTCATAACTGCGTTCGACCGTCTTTTTCAAGCTCCTGTCCTGCCATACATAAATCATCATCTGTTTTTTCGTTTCAAACTCACTTTCGCCTAAACCCACTACTACTTCCATGACCCCGTCTTTATCCAAGTCATGTAGCCCAAAGTAATCGATTGCCTGCCCATTTGGTTCGATATGCGCCGCTTCGTGCCACTTTGCGTTTTCTTCTTGTAAAACAGCGATATGGATTTGCGATTTCTGTTGTGGATTTCTGTATAAGACAATGGCTTCCTGCTGTCCGTCACCATCCAGATCCTCGATAAAAATGGACTGATTTTTATCGTTTTGCACAGGTGTGACAAGTTCACTGGAAGGTGGTAACAATACTTTTAGCTGTTGTTCTAGATTTCTTTTTTGCTCGTCTTGCTGCTGTGGTGAAGTAATTAATTCATTTGGAGATTTTACAAGATCGCATCCCGCGAGCAATGCAATCAATAAAATCGTTACCCATCCAATGCCTTTTCTCATACGCACCCCTAACTAACGCTGGCTTTAATCGTTTTCTGGAATAAGTTTATTATATAGCCAACTCCTACGGAAAGAGTTACAAAAAGGTTACAGTTCAAATTTATGTATAATAGGGAAATGAAAAAACTTGCATCCAATGTTTCGATTGGCTGCAAGCTCTGTCGGAGTTATTTTATAGTGGCTGAACATTTTTCATGATTATTTTACTGTTAGGAAGACTTGGAATGCTCACTTTGCTGTAGCTTAAATCCTGCTCCGGCACATCATAAGTCATTCGGTTCACTAAAAAATCCAGGCTCACTTTCATTACTTCGATTGTTACCCATTCCCCTGCACAGCGGTGGCCCAAATAGTGGTCGCCGCCACCTTGCGGAATAAAGCTGAACGGACTGTCATCCCAATTTTCAAAACGGCTTGGCTGAAATACGTCGGGGTTCTCCCAAATCGCCGGGTCATGATTTGTACCATACAGGTCTAACAGCGTCAATGTTCCTTCTTCGAACGTGTAATCTTTCCACGTAAACGCTTCTTTTACTTCGGCAGCGGCAAATGGGAAGAACGGATAAAAACGGCGCACTTCCTGAACAAACATTTGTGCCAGTTTTCCGTCACCGGATTTCAGCTTCTCACGCTCTTCCGCGTAATGATGGACGGCAAGTGCTGAAAAGTTGATATAAACGGAAATCGCGACGATCGGTCGTAAAATATTGATGACTTCCACTGCGGCGACTTTGGTGTCCAGGAGATTCCCCTCCAGATCCCGATGCCACGAAAATGCGTGCAATGCCGTTCCTTCTTCGGGATTTAATTTACCATCGCGTACTTGGTCGATTAATTCGCCTACCCACTTTTCCACCCGGTTCCGCGCATGTCTTCCCGCCCAATGCGATGGTCCGACAGCAGTTGCCGACTCGAACATTGCCCGTAAATCGTCCGCCAGTTTCTTGATCTCCTCTTCTTCCACCGGCACACCTGCCCACTCACAGGCAGTACGGCACATGATGTCCAATGTTTCTTCGTATAGTTCGATTTCTTCCATCCGCTGCCACTTGTCCAATGCGTGTTCCCACTGTTTCGCATGGATTTCATTCAGTTTTTGTAGTCGCTCGCGGGACATGAGCGACATGAACATTTGTTTACGGTGTTTATGGGCATCGCCATCCAATGTTTGCACACCCTTTTTACCAAACAAGGTTTCAGCCACTCGGTTTGGTGCGACACCCTCTCTTTTAAATTTGCTGTTGTCGTAAAAAACAGCCGCCGCTTCTTTCCCGCCCATACAGATCGCTTTTTTTCCTAGCAGCCGCGTTTCGAATACGTCTGACTGGAAGCTTTGGCGCCTATTTAAAATATAAAGATAACCTTCCCTCAAAAGGCTCAGGCTGTGGTCAAGTCCTTCTTCCTTCGGTACCGAGTTTGTCATTTCATCCATCTCCTTTTATATGAGTAACATTGTTGGTAATCCGTTCCCTGTTTATTCTTCGGAAAAACTTCAGGCGACTCTGGAGCAGAGTAGGATAAAGTGAGTCGACTCTTCCCTGTACTTTTCATTTTGGTAGCAAAACCCCTGTTATGAGAGCTTTTTAACTACATTAAGTGCAATAAAAATACTACCAACCGGAAATATTTTGTTTAACAACCGCTTGTTTGTGTTAACTACAGTAATAACGCTTTTTTTCTGATGACAGAAAAAAAGCTCTACATAAAAATTCGCAGTGCTGTTTTACATTTTTTAATATTAAAAAGGACGTGGTACATGAATGTTGGAAATCGTTAATTTTTTGAATAAGTATGTTTGGAGTAATGCGTTAGTATTTCTATTTTTGGCGGTAGGTCTTATTTTTACGTTGAGAACTCGATTTGTTCAAGTGCGGCGCTTTAAAGATATGATCACATTGCTGTTTGAAAAAAATAATGACAGTGCAGGGATTTCTTCTTTCCAGGCATTGGCGATGTCCTTAGGCAGTCGTATCGGCACAGGTAATATTGTCGGTGTTGCAGCGGCCATCAGCCTCGGTGGTCCCGGTGCGGTTTTCTGGATGTGGGTTATGGGATTTTTAGGTGCAGCCACTTCATTTATTGAAATTACCCTTTCTCAAATTTTCAAAAGTAAAATCGAAGGTGAATACCGCGGCGGAACACCGTTTTATATTTACAAAGGATTGAATTTGAAATGGTTTTCCATCATTTCAGCGACGATTTTAATTATCGTTATCGGGATTTTATGGCCGACAGTACAGGCGAACACGATTGCTTTAACGGTTCAGGAATCATTCAATGTTCCCCCACTTGTAACAGGTTTACTGCTTGCTGCATTAATGGCCGTGATCATTTACGGTGGTGTAAAGCGAATCGCTACTGTTTCGGAATATTTAGTTCCGTTTATGGCTTTAGCTTACGTGACAATTTGTATCGCATTATTAGTCGTTAACATATCCGAAATTCCGGCGATGTTTTCATTAATCGTGACAAGTGCGCTTAACTTGAATGCTACGTTTGCAGGTTTAGTAGGAACCGCCATTGCAATGGGTGTTCAGCGTGGGGTGTTCTCAAGTGCTGCCGGGTTGGGTACGGAAACATTTGAATCCGGTGCAACGAGTGTTTCGCACCCTGCCAAACAAGGGTTAGTACAGGCATTCTCAATTTATATTGATACGTTTTTAATTTGTACAGCGACAGCATTTATGATTTTAATTACAGGTATGTATAATGTTACGCCAAATGCCGGCGAGGCCATCGTATCGAATATTCCGGGTGCAAATCCTGAAATTTATACACAGTCTGCGATGAGTACACTGATCTCTCCGACATTCGGCCAGTACTTTATGACAATATCTTTATTCCTGTTCTGTTTTACTACGTTAATTACGTACTTCTACAAAATGGATACGAATATAGCCTTCATTAAAGAAATGCTGAATATCGGCAAAGCAGGCAAAATCATTACGCATACTGCCCGCATCGGCCTTCTAGGTATGGTTATTTTCGGTGCAGTGAATTCGGCTACACTCATTTGGGCGATTACCGATTTAGGCGTAGGCCTGCTCGGTTGGGTAAACGTTATTACAATCGTACTGCTTTCGAAAACTGCTTTAACCGCACTGAAAGATTACGATACGCAAAAACGCTTGGGCCTTAACCCAACGTTCAACCCATTAGTGTTAGGCATTAAGAACGCGGATTTCTGGGAGGATCTCGAAGCAAGATCTTCGATACCAAATACCGTTCCTTCAAAAGGAAAAACGGTCGTTGCGAAGAAAGTGCGTGAGCGTCTTCAGCCAGTACCGAATCCGTTTTCTGAATAAGTGACAGGCTGACCATTGCTGGATTTTCGGGTAGTGGTCAGCTTTTTTATTTATTATTTCCTTTATATATGGTTCAATTACAGAACAAACGTTCCAATAAAGAGGTGAAGTTTATGGACATCGAACGGCTGCATATCCGCATCATGATTACGTGCTCGATTGTGGGCTTTGCCAAACATGAAGCATTGGCCGCAAGCTATCCGGCAGAGGCAATTGATGATTTGGAACAGCACGGCTATATTGCCCGGACAAGGTATGGCCATTACTACAATACGAAGCTGGCCGCGCAGTATTTGAGAAGATTTATTACAACGTACAGTCCGCGCTTAAAGGTTGCGGAAATGGTGGAACTGTTGGAGCATGCACCCGAATATGTCGTCGTCGATATTGAAACGACGGGGGGCTCTGCTGCAAGGGGTGATAAAATTGTGGAGATTGCCGCGCTGAAAATAAACAACGGAGAAACGGTGGACCTTTTTCACCGCTTTGTGAATCCGGAAAAACCGATCAAAAATTCGCATATCCATGGGATTACGAATGAACGGGTAAAAGATGAGCAAACCATCTCCCCTGTCATTCATGCCTTTAAAGATTTTTTAGGTGATATGCCCATTGTGAGTCACCATATCGGGTTTGACTGGTATAGCTTTCTCGCACTAGAGTTTTTCCGGAACGGTATTCGACCAACGAATCCGGCTGCGTGTACGGTACTGCTTGCACGCAAATATTTGGACAGCCCGAAGAATAACTTGAATGTCATTGCCGAAACGTATAACATTCCGCTGCTTAACCATCATACAGCCGATGCGGATGCGATTTGTGCCAATGAAATACTGCAGCTTATTTTGAAAAAAGCGACTGCACAGTAAGAATGTGTGTGGTCGCTTTTTGTGCTTTTATTAGAATAGTTGAAATGGTTATTAGAAAATGTTCGCAGGGTATTAGAACATCGGAGTGCTTTATTTGAAGATGGCGGCTGTTTATTAGAACAACTCACTGATTTATTAGAAGTTCGCACTTTTATTAGAACATTTTTTTGTTTATTAGAACAATGCAGGACATTATTAGAAGTTCTCAGAATGCATTGTGTTGAAACTATTTCCAGCCTGTCGTCGTAGAATATATAAATTGGAGGTGGATGGATGAGGAACTTCTCTTTATATATGATGTTTACCGGGATATTGATCATCGCCATTAGCGGAAACTGGATTATCTTAAATTATGATAATGTCACGGTTTATCCGAAAACTTCTTATGTTATTTTTACAATCGGGTTAGTATTTGTAGCAGGCGCATTTGTCATGAGCCGTTTCACTACGTACCGTGAAACTGCGAGTACAAATGATAAACGAGACGCATTAAACAGATGGCTTATGGCGAATTATCCGGTTAATAAATGGTTGATTGGCCTCGCCGTTCTTCCTCTTGTCATTGCACCGTTTTATAGCTGGCTGCTGCTTTATACGTTATTTAAGTGGTATTTAATTGTTGGTAGTATGATAGCCGGAATAATTTTCGTGCTGCAAGGTGAACGGGTAGAAGATGATGCGGATTGGCAGTATAAAGGAAAAACAAAGAAAATGCTGGATCTGATCGATTACCGGAAACACCCGTTTAATATTTCGCTTATTCTTTTTATACTCGTCATTGGCAGCTTTATTTTCAGTAAGCAGTGGAATATTCCGCTCCATATGGATGTTGGCGGCAATCCGTACTACGTTGTTACTTTGCCAATCAGTGCATCTGTTATGTCCGCCCTCATGGTAATGAGTACGTTTATTTATATTATCCATCATGGGGATTTCTTCGGATTCCTTAAAGCTGGGCTAAGTTATGAACGAGTCATGGCTGCCCACTTTGGAGAAATTTTTATGTGTAGTCCTACATTGTGTCTTTTAATTTTCACTTGGATTATTTCCTTATCCTCTTATTGGTAGATAGGCACGAAACGGTAAATTTTTGCATACTTTAGCAACAATAAAAAAAGAGGTGAACGATTGAATTCGAATCATGATTATACAACGGCGCAACCGCAGTTTACATTCGATCTTAATAAAAATGCGTTGTTCGTTAAAGACCAGCATAATTTTATCAACCTGCTTGGCGTGAACCAGTTGAATACGCTGGATAATATATCGCTGCTTGATATTTATTTGAGCGCCAATAATGTCATTGAGCCGCACTACCATCAAAATGCGGCGGAACTTGTTTACTGCATTACAGGAAGGGCGATTGTTTCCATATTGAATCCGTTTACGAAACAGCTGATGCATTTCCCGATTAGTCCCGGTCAAGTGGCGAACGTTCCTCAAGGGTGGTGGCATTACGAAGTCGCTACGCAAAACAATACGCATCTGCTTGCCATTTTTAATGCTCCGACACCAGAAGTGATTCTAGGTTCTGATCTGCTTAAGCTGACACCGGCAAATATTATGGCCCATACTTATGGCATGAATGAAAATCTGTGGCAGCAGGCAGTTGCCCCTGTCAGACCGAATACTTTCATCGGTCCGCCAAACCCTTGGCAGCATGCCCAGCCCGGCAATTATGGCGGCGGGTATGGGCAGTGATTGATCTCGGTCGAAGGATCAAATTTCAAAAAGCGCTTGCATAATGATGCGGTCATGTTATGATTATTGTGAAATTAACCCAATATTGGAAGCAGATATTCTGCTCGTAAAACTACTAGGGGCGCCTAATGGCTGAGAAGTACCCTTTGCACCTGATCTAGGTAATACTAGCGTAGGAAAGTAGTATCGATCCCCTATTTTTATTTTTTGTTTAGGCTACGATACCACTTTCTTAATTGAAAGTGGTTTTTTTGTTGCAAAAATTATTGTAAAGGATGGTAAAAATGAATAAAACGAGAAAGCTTACTTACTCCGCGATTATCGCAGCGATCACAACGATTCTCAGCAGTATGGTATACATCCCATTAGGTTTTGCAAAAATTTTTCCGATTCAGCATTTTGCCAATGTCGTATCAGCGGTACTGCTCGGTCCATGGTATGCGGTATTCCAGGCATTTCTTACGTCCACATTGAGAAACTTAATGGGGACAGGCAGTCTATTTGCTTATCCGGGAAGTATGATCGGCGCACTGCTAGCCGCACTTTTGTTTGCGAAAACGAAGAAACTGGCGTTTGCAGCTGTTGGTGAAGTGATTGGAACAGGGTTGCTCGGTGCGGTTGCTACTTATCCGATTGCAATTTTATTTTTAGGTCAGGAAGCAGCGCTGTTCGGCTTTGTACCAGCATTTATGATGAGTTCGTTTGCGGGTGCGCTTTTAGGTTATGGTTTGCTGAAGGTGATGGTGAGAAACCGGGCGTTTGGCGGGATGCTTTATCAGAATGTGGGGTGAGTCGACGGGGTTGGGTTTTTATTTGAAGGTTTCGGGTGGATATTAGAACTTCGGGGCGGGATATTAGAACTTCTGCGTGCTTTATTAGAACAATCTATTGCTGGAAGATTTTCTTCACTGGTCTAGCGGTTTTATTAGAAGAGTTGGAGCAGATATTAGAACTTCGGGGCGGGATATTGGATCTTTCGTGGATTTTATTAGAACAACTTATTTATGGAGAACTATTTTCACCAGCTTATTGATTTTATTAGAAGACTTGAGCGTTTATTAGAACTTCCGGGCGGGATATTTGAAGATCTGCGGATGATATTAGAACAAATCACCTACTTATTAGAACAACCGACACTTATATTAGAAAATCCCACGTTTATTAGAAGATTTTAAACTATATTAGAACAACTCAGCCCTTTATTAGAAAATGAAGCGCCGGGTATTAATGCATGACACCCGGCACAATTTTCAAGCTAAATTAATCTGCCACGACACGCCGTAGCGGTCATTTAGCCAGCCGAACTTCTTACTGAAACCGTAATCCCCGATCGGCATTAGCGGATGTCCGCCTTCGAGCAGTTTTTCATATAGATAGTCGGTTTCCTCTTCGGTATCACATGTAATAAAAATAGAGAACGACGGGGTAAAGTCAAATTCATGTTTTAAATTACTGTCGATGCACATAAATTCCTGACCTTTAATCGAAAAAGTCGCTTGCATGACTTTCCCTTCGTCTCCGCCTTCATTTGCCCCATAGCGGACAATGCTCGTAATTTCCGCATCCTCGATTATGGATGTGTAGAAGTTCATTGCCTCTTCTGCAACTCCGCCTTGAAATATTAAAAATGGTTTTGCGCTTTTCATTGTAGCCTTCCCCTTCCGAAATCAAATTTACACCACTTCAATTTAGCCTATTTTAACCTTTTCCGCGAACTTTTCTACCTATAAAAAGGCATCTCCATATTCGAAGATGCCTTTCGTTTAATATTTAAATTTCGCGATAACGAGCTGTAATTCCTGTGCCAGTTCTGTTAAAGCTTGTGCCGATGTAGAAATTTCTTCAATCGCGATGAGCTGTTGTTCCGAAGATGCGGCTACTTCTTCTGAAATCGCAGCATTGTCTTGCGCAAATAATGCCATTTCACGTACGCTGGAAGATGTTTCGAGAATCGAGGCAGACACTTGCTGTGCTGTTGCCGATACTTCCTCTATTTGCGGTGTTACTTGCTCCATACTTTCGATAATGGTAGAGAACTTCGCCAATGCTTCGTTGGAAACTTCCACACCATTTTCTACCTGGTGGGAAATGCGGTCCATAATCGAGACCGTATTTTCCGTGTCATTCTGAATAGCTGAAATGATTTCATAAATATCCTTTGTCGACTGATGGGACTGATTTGCCAGTTGCTTCACTTCATTGGCGACAACCGCAAAACCTTTCCCGTGTTCCCCTGCTCGTGCCGCTTCAATCGAGGCATTTAATGAAAGCAAGTTTGTCTGTTCAGCGATTCCTGTAATAATATTTAAAATCGAATTCACCTGTTTTGAACGATCATTTAATGACTGGATCGTTTGATGGGACGCGATGACCGACTGATGGATCGATTTCATCTGATTCACAATATTTTCAACAGACTGACCGCCATCATATGCCTGTTTCGTCGTTTCGTTTGTAAGTGCTGAAACTTGCGCCGAGTAATTCGCGATTTGTACAGCGCCCTCCGTTATTTCCTCGAATGCATGGACACTTGTATCGACACTGTCCTTTTGCTTTTCCGCGCTTAGCGATACTTGCTGAATCGAAGCCGAAACTTCCTGTGTCACAGCAGTCGTCTCTTCGGAGTTCGCCGACAACTGTTCTGCTGAAGCCGCGACAAGTTCCGCATTTTGCTCAATTTTATGAATGAGGGATTTGAGGCTTTCCTGCATTTCTCCAAAGGCCTGTCCCAGCTCTCCAATTTCATCCGTCGTTTTCACGTCGATCGTTTGCGTCAGATCGCCATCACTGATCATTAGTGCTTTTTCTTTTAAATCTTTGATCGGTCTAATAATTGAACGGATCAGAATAAAGATTAGCAGTACACCAACTACAACCATAATTAAAATAACGATAATGGTTGCTTTAATTATCGGTGCTGCCGCCTCATCAATTTCATGAAGATACATATTTCCGCCAAGTTTCCAGCCCGTCAATTCGTTTGTGATAAAACGGACTACTTTTTTGTCACCGAAATAATCGTACTCAATCGAGCTCGCTTCGTTACTGTAAAACACATCGTAGAACGACTCTCCAAGTGGCGTGCCTGTTTCCTCTTCAGGGTGGACGATGTATTCGCCCTTTCTATCAAGCAGTACTGCATAGCCCTCTTCCCCAACATTAATCTGGCCTGTTATTTCGGCAATGTGACTTAATTTCAAGTTAATTCCGACTACCCCGCCGGCGATACTTTTTGAAATCGTTACAACTACATTATTACTGCTCGTAGAAATGTATGGATGCGAAATAACGGCCTGTCCTTTATTGGCAATGGCGTCCTTGTACCAGTCACGTTCTGTTACATCGAAATCTTTATCCATTGCCATATACGGCGCAATCGTCACCGATCCGTCATCCTTGCCAAGAAACACGGATTCCGCGTCTTCGTTCAGTTCAACATATTGATCCATGATTTTTGCTATATATTCATCGTCATCACTGCTACTGATTTCTTTCGATAAAAAGTCAACATTATCGATTTTATTTTCCATCAGACTGTTAATCGATGTATTGAGTAATCCCAAGTTTTTGTCGATTGTATTATAATACTGTTCTTTAATTGTATCCGTCGCGATAATTGCGGCAGTTGCCCCAATCGCTATGGATGGTACTAATAAAAATAGGGCAAATGCTAAAATTAGTTTCGGTTGTAGATTTTTGAAATTAAACAAATTGGACTTCCCTTCCTTACTAAGTTCGTAATATGTATTTCGATTAATAGACATTTTTCAAGTCTGTTTCTTATATCACCCTTTCAAGTTCACTACTAATTACTAAAGCCTCTATCTCTTTTTAATTTTCCGAGTAAGTTTTATGCAATAATACTTACTTTAAATAATAAAATTAATATACTAATTTCCTATGTCAGTATACAATTTTCCCTTTACTAAATAAAATAGTGAAAAAGAATACGTTACATTCCTAAAATTCATAGGTAGGGATGGGGTTCGGTTGCTTAATTTATTAGAAGTTTTTATGAAGATATTAGAAGAGTTACATCGAATATTAGAACTTCGGCGAGGTTTATTAGAATAACTTGGATAAGCGGATGCTTTTATGAGTGGGAGCGTTGTATTTTTGGTTTTCGGAGAGAGTATGAGATTTTATTAGAAGAGTTGGGGCAGATATTAGAATATTGGGGGAGGATATTAGAACTTCTGTGGGCGATATTAGCACAAGTTACGGACTTATTAGCATATTTATTACTTATATTAGAAGATCACACTTTTATTAGAACAAATAAAAATATATTAGAACAAATCACCCCTTTATTAGAACATCGCTGCTGAAAATTCAAACACCGAATGGTCATGCTCCCACCCGGTGTTTCATTTTAAGTTCTCTAACCTTGATAGCTCACTTTTCCTGTCTCTACTAATTCCTTCAGACCCATGAACATTAAATTCCAGCCTTGTTCTGTGCCATCTCGCATTTCATCCACAGCTTTTTTTATATCATCATCTGTCCAGTGCTCTTCATTCTCAACATGGATCAGTTGGGTGAACGTCATTTCACTGCCTTGTCCCAACTCTTTCAGCTCCACTGTAATGGTATCTGCCAGTTCACTGAATTGCGGCATCTTAAAAGTGAACACGATTTTTTCAGGCGATTTGATTTCAAGGTATTCGCCGATTGCGCGGTAGTCTTTTCCACCACGGTGGTCGACAATTTCCCAGCCGCCCCCTACTTTCGGGTCATTTTGTGCGACCTTGTTCGTCCCTACCAAAGTAAAGAACCAATTTTTCATCATTTCAGGATTCAGCCATGCGTCAAACACTTTTTCAGGCTTTACATTAAATTCTCTTTTTATCGTTAATGTCGTTGTTGAAATATTGTTCATTCAAATTCTCCTTTTAGTTACTTTAGTTAATTAATAACCTATACACAGGAACTTTAAAAACAATTGCTCCATAAAAAAGTCTCCTGCGAGATTGCCCTCACAGGAGACT
This genomic window contains:
- a CDS encoding response regulator transcription factor, which produces MTNILVVEDELSIRSFVSLSLRKKGYEVVEAESGEQALQLFENKIFDVVLLDLMLPGIDGFAVCEQIRKMNQKVGIIMITAKTQQKDKIDGLVIGADDYLCKPFSLQELEVRIFSLLRRINVTDAATSKMSDMLISGDFKMDIKNNKFYSSDEVVKLTPTEFSLLHFLMEHPNELFTRNELLDVVWGEHYVGELKVVDVNIRRIRQKIEKDPSSPMYLCTEWGRGYHWKVNE
- a CDS encoding FG-GAP repeat domain-containing protein, with translation MRKGIGWVTILLIALLAGCDLVKSPNELITSPQQQDEQKRNLEQQLKVLLPPSSELVTPVQNDKNQSIFIEDLDGDGQQEAIVLYRNPQQKSQIHIAVLQEENAKWHEAAHIEPNGQAIDYFGLHDLDKDGVMEVVVGLGESEFETKKQMMIYVWQDRSLKKTVERSYEGLDISDYNTDEKLELLLVDGERRAFYTAELFHYELGDLVSLSAVSLNSYAFHKRMKSGKLNDGNHALFVDSAIGVNAMLTEIIAYDGTTLIKVGAEQGDLAYKSLPLYSADRNEDGIMEVGETYLPEGWVEEDSTETPYIVRYVTYSINGTSKQVTERATNFEHTFYIDIPEKWHGKVTIKKIENGIQLVSLANNNLLFDVIWANKETPNSAHTILKETKDTIYYTTIEEHPDFPVEAFHLEQFEL
- a CDS encoding alanine/glycine:cation symporter family protein; protein product: MLEIVNFLNKYVWSNALVFLFLAVGLIFTLRTRFVQVRRFKDMITLLFEKNNDSAGISSFQALAMSLGSRIGTGNIVGVAAAISLGGPGAVFWMWVMGFLGAATSFIEITLSQIFKSKIEGEYRGGTPFYIYKGLNLKWFSIISATILIIVIGILWPTVQANTIALTVQESFNVPPLVTGLLLAALMAVIIYGGVKRIATVSEYLVPFMALAYVTICIALLVVNISEIPAMFSLIVTSALNLNATFAGLVGTAIAMGVQRGVFSSAAGLGTETFESGATSVSHPAKQGLVQAFSIYIDTFLICTATAFMILITGMYNVTPNAGEAIVSNIPGANPEIYTQSAMSTLISPTFGQYFMTISLFLFCFTTLITYFYKMDTNIAFIKEMLNIGKAGKIITHTARIGLLGMVIFGAVNSATLIWAITDLGVGLLGWVNVITIVLLSKTALTALKDYDTQKRLGLNPTFNPLVLGIKNADFWEDLEARSSIPNTVPSKGKTVVAKKVRERLQPVPNPFSE
- a CDS encoding cytochrome P450, with product MTNSVPKEEGLDHSLSLLREGYLYILNRRQSFQSDVFETRLLGKKAICMGGKEAAAVFYDNSKFKREGVAPNRVAETLFGKKGVQTLDGDAHKHRKQMFMSLMSRERLQKLNEIHAKQWEHALDKWQRMEEIELYEETLDIMCRTACEWAGVPVEEEEIKKLADDLRAMFESATAVGPSHWAGRHARNRVEKWVGELIDQVRDGKLNPEEGTALHAFSWHRDLEGNLLDTKVAAVEVINILRPIVAISVYINFSALAVHHYAEEREKLKSGDGKLAQMFVQEVRRFYPFFPFAAAEVKEAFTWKDYTFEEGTLTLLDLYGTNHDPAIWENPDVFQPSRFENWDDSPFSFIPQGGGDHYLGHRCAGEWVTIEVMKVSLDFLVNRMTYDVPEQDLSYSKVSIPSLPNSKIIMKNVQPL
- a CDS encoding HAMP domain-containing sensor histidine kinase — translated: MKRRVIRYFMIIIILTLTLVMTVFWGAVTKYYYQGIANTFQQHVEAIHPRWANEIELTSDRIKDFGDFGVKSFEFDGAELQLLNSDGEMVQSSTGFYEDTSYTVNPDLFSSYSPYYEKEELEQTEEKVLATYIPLILDGKVIGVLRYTTSLTETDHLIQSLLGYGILLCIGVAAIVFLVALRLAQSIVKPFNEIIHFTGTMAKGHFEKRIKEDYPDELGEMSKTLNYMADEIVKTDQLKNDFISSISHELRTPLTGIKGWAEMLGSPDGITEKEINFGLRMINSESDRLIKLVEDLLNFSRYESNRIELHPTRFAYATLVEEVTLQLQSKANEKNIRMKLDSTPVNIYADEDKIRQVLLNILENAIKFSPRDSEIVIKQYELNGKAICMIRDEGIGIKEEQLLHIMNSFYKADVKSVGAGLGLAISRTIILKHGGTIEVNSAYGKGTEVYIELPLNSSL